A stretch of the Balneola vulgaris DSM 17893 genome encodes the following:
- a CDS encoding elongation factor G produces MKVYDPTRVRNVVLLGHAGSGKTTMAETMLYEAGAINRRGSIEEKNTVSDYHFIEKEKQKSIFSSFMNLDWRGHKINLIDTPGTSDFVGEVAGPLRVADTAIFVLNAEQGVEVGTDNLWKYTRHYNVPSLFVVNKLDNERSDFWATVEQAKEHYGRQVTVVQFPYSEGNDFHAIVDVLRMTMYEFPDGGGKPDKLPIPDSLEAQAAKLHQELVEIVAENDESLMDVYFEQGTLDEEQMEVGLHQAFVSGLINPLFCSCASKNMGTGRIMGFIDDIAPNPLEGNPPKTDQGEPFQLLQNGESTIFLFKTHSESHVGDLIYFKVYSGSVKPGMDLVNASTGNSVRLGSLYLTEGQKRIEVKELKTGDIGAVVKLKEGEVNDTLVVKGKEVKLEEIVFPSTIIRTAVKLKNDGDEDKLGTALHQIHREDPSIIIEHSQELKQIIIHGQGVEHLGVIEHELQNRYKLDVEFYSPRIPYRETLTSSVVSKYKHKKQSGGAGQFAEVEMLIEPYEEGMVDPKDLKVRNSETHDLPWGGKLVFNNCIVGGVIDNRFMPAILKGIMEKMENGPLSGCCVRDVRVSVFDGSMHSVDSNEAAFKTAARMAFRDGFLKANPQLMEPIYNVEVIVPANYMGDVLGDLGTRRGQIQGMENEGGSLQKIKAQVPLEELDRYATSLKSITQGSATYRRSFSHYASAPYDIQERVMKETSALEEVS; encoded by the coding sequence ATGAAAGTATACGATCCTACTAGAGTAAGAAATGTTGTATTACTTGGGCATGCAGGTTCAGGAAAAACAACGATGGCAGAAACCATGCTTTATGAGGCAGGAGCAATAAATAGGCGTGGTAGTATAGAAGAGAAGAATACCGTCTCTGATTATCATTTCATTGAGAAGGAAAAACAAAAATCGATTTTTTCTTCATTTATGAATTTGGATTGGCGTGGTCATAAAATAAATTTAATAGATACACCTGGAACATCAGATTTTGTAGGGGAAGTGGCCGGCCCCTTAAGGGTTGCTGATACCGCTATTTTTGTACTAAATGCAGAACAAGGAGTAGAGGTTGGAACCGACAATTTATGGAAGTACACACGGCACTATAATGTGCCGTCTTTGTTTGTAGTAAATAAACTAGATAATGAACGCTCCGATTTTTGGGCAACGGTGGAGCAAGCAAAAGAACATTATGGGCGACAAGTTACGGTTGTTCAATTTCCATACAGCGAGGGTAACGACTTCCATGCCATTGTAGATGTACTTCGAATGACGATGTATGAATTTCCAGATGGAGGAGGGAAGCCAGATAAGTTGCCAATCCCTGATTCATTAGAAGCTCAAGCAGCCAAATTACATCAAGAACTGGTTGAAATAGTTGCCGAAAATGATGAGTCGCTCATGGATGTCTATTTCGAGCAAGGTACCTTGGATGAAGAGCAGATGGAGGTTGGTTTACATCAAGCCTTTGTAAGTGGATTGATAAACCCATTATTCTGTAGTTGTGCATCAAAAAATATGGGGACTGGTCGCATCATGGGCTTCATCGATGACATTGCACCAAACCCTCTAGAAGGAAATCCTCCCAAAACAGATCAAGGAGAACCATTTCAACTGCTTCAAAATGGGGAGTCTACCATTTTTCTATTTAAAACTCATTCAGAGTCGCATGTTGGGGACCTCATTTACTTTAAGGTATACAGCGGTTCTGTGAAGCCCGGAATGGACTTAGTAAATGCGAGTACGGGCAATAGTGTGCGTCTTGGAAGTCTATATCTCACTGAAGGGCAAAAGCGAATCGAAGTAAAGGAGCTAAAAACTGGTGATATTGGTGCTGTAGTTAAACTTAAAGAAGGAGAGGTTAACGATACTTTAGTTGTAAAAGGAAAGGAAGTTAAGCTTGAAGAAATCGTGTTTCCTTCAACCATTATTAGAACAGCAGTAAAACTAAAAAATGATGGTGATGAAGATAAATTAGGTACAGCTCTCCATCAGATTCACCGAGAAGATCCATCCATAATTATAGAACACAGCCAAGAGCTCAAACAGATTATTATTCATGGGCAAGGGGTTGAACATCTTGGTGTGATCGAGCATGAGTTACAAAATCGATATAAGCTCGATGTTGAGTTCTATTCACCCAGAATACCCTACAGAGAAACACTCACTTCATCGGTAGTTTCAAAGTATAAGCATAAAAAGCAATCGGGAGGGGCAGGGCAATTTGCTGAAGTCGAAATGCTGATAGAACCCTATGAAGAAGGCATGGTAGATCCTAAAGATTTGAAAGTCCGAAATTCAGAAACCCATGATTTACCTTGGGGTGGTAAACTCGTATTCAATAATTGTATAGTAGGCGGGGTAATTGACAACCGATTTATGCCAGCTATTTTGAAGGGCATTATGGAGAAAATGGAGAATGGCCCGTTAAGTGGTTGCTGTGTGCGAGACGTGCGTGTTTCTGTATTTGATGGATCGATGCATTCAGTAGATAGTAACGAAGCGGCATTTAAAACGGCTGCACGCATGGCTTTCAGAGATGGGTTCTTAAAAGCTAATCCACAGTTAATGGAGCCTATTTATAACGTTGAAGTAATTGTGCCAGCCAACTATATGGGAGATGTTCTAGGCGATTTAGGTACTCGCAGAGGCCAAATTCAAGGTATGGAGAATGAAGGGGGGAGCTTACAGAAAATCAAAGCTCAAGTACCCCTAGAGGAACTCGATAGATACGCAACTTCCTTGAAATCCATAACACAAGGTAGTGCCACGTATCGAAGAAGTTTTTCACATTACGCCTCGGCACCTTATGATATCCAAGAACGTGTTATGAAAGAAACGAGTGCGCTTGAAGAAGTAAGCTAA